One window of the Niallia circulans genome contains the following:
- the zwf gene encoding glucose-6-phosphate dehydrogenase, with protein sequence MIFGATGDLANRKLFPSLYRLYKKGKLANFAVVGVGRRTLTQEQFKQNVVNSVSEAIASSKNDDLETFASYFCYHSHDVTDSSSYVELKNIADELDVKHNLNGNRVFYLAMAPEFFGPIAIHLKQDGLTEVKGYKRLIIEKPFGHDLESAKELNEQIRTAFSEDEVYRIDHYLGKAMVQNIETIRFSNAIFENLWNNRYISNIQITSSEVLGVEERGRYYETSGALRDMVQNHMLQMVALLAMEPPIKLTPDEIRSEKVKVFRAMRSVEVDEVDKYFVRGQYGKGLVEDVEVPSYREEQMVDPNSNTETFVAGKVMIDNFRWAGVPFYIRTGKRLESKSTKIVVQFKDIPMNLYNRPNQEITPNLLVIHIQPEEGITLHLNAKKAGQNMEATPIKLSYANTGIAGINTPEAYEKLIDDSLHGDATNFTHWDEVALSWSYVDKISQAWEQTPATQFPNYDSGTMGPKEADELLEKDGFFWWPVNQFEVDVC encoded by the coding sequence ATGATCTTCGGGGCAACAGGAGATTTAGCGAATAGAAAACTTTTCCCCTCTCTTTATCGATTGTATAAAAAAGGTAAATTAGCAAATTTTGCGGTTGTAGGTGTCGGGAGAAGAACATTAACACAAGAACAGTTTAAACAAAATGTTGTTAATTCTGTTTCTGAAGCAATTGCAAGTTCTAAAAATGATGATCTTGAGACATTCGCTTCTTATTTCTGCTATCATTCACATGATGTTACAGATTCAAGTTCTTATGTTGAGCTTAAAAACATAGCTGATGAATTAGATGTAAAACATAACTTAAATGGTAATCGTGTATTCTACTTAGCAATGGCACCTGAATTCTTTGGTCCTATCGCCATTCATTTAAAGCAGGATGGACTAACAGAAGTAAAAGGGTACAAACGTCTAATTATCGAAAAACCATTTGGTCATGATTTAGAATCGGCCAAAGAACTGAATGAACAAATTCGTACTGCTTTTTCTGAAGATGAAGTTTATCGAATTGACCACTATTTAGGAAAAGCGATGGTTCAAAATATCGAAACAATCCGTTTTTCCAATGCGATTTTTGAAAATCTATGGAATAACCGCTATATCAGTAACATTCAGATTACTTCAAGTGAAGTATTAGGCGTGGAAGAACGTGGAAGATATTATGAAACAAGCGGGGCACTTCGTGATATGGTTCAAAACCATATGCTGCAAATGGTTGCACTACTTGCAATGGAACCACCAATTAAACTTACACCAGATGAGATTCGCTCAGAAAAAGTGAAAGTTTTCCGTGCCATGCGTTCTGTTGAAGTAGATGAAGTTGATAAATACTTTGTAAGAGGACAATATGGAAAAGGACTTGTGGAAGATGTTGAGGTACCGAGCTACCGCGAAGAACAAATGGTAGACCCTAACTCCAACACAGAAACTTTTGTCGCTGGAAAAGTAATGATTGATAACTTCCGTTGGGCTGGTGTTCCATTCTATATCCGTACTGGTAAAAGATTAGAAAGTAAATCAACAAAAATAGTGGTACAATTTAAAGATATTCCAATGAATTTATATAATCGTCCAAATCAAGAAATCACTCCAAATCTTCTTGTTATTCACATTCAGCCAGAAGAAGGAATTACTTTACATTTAAACGCCAAAAAAGCAGGACAAAATATGGAAGCAACACCAATAAAGCTAAGCTATGCTAATACTGGTATTGCAGGAATCAATACGCCAGAAGCATATGAAAAGCTAATTGACGATAGCTTGCATGGGGATGCTACTAACTTTACACATTGGGATGAAGTGGCATTATCATGGAGCTATGTCGATAAAATTTCCCAAGCTTGGGAACAAACACCTGCTACTCAATTCCCTAATTATGATTCTGGTACAATGGGACCAAAAGAAGCTGATGAATTATTAGAAAAAGATGGTTTCTTCTGGTGGCCAGTTAATCAATTTGAAGTAGATGTTTGCTAA
- the proC gene encoding pyrroline-5-carboxylate reductase, producing the protein MKKIAIIGAGSMSEALISGIVSSKLQESTEITVTNRGNTERLIELQNRYGVKYSFDIEKLVGEADAIILAMKPKDLKEATVQWKNYITKETLLISVLAGVNMDSLQRLIGLEVPIARAMPNTSATVGKSATGIAFNSFVEEAQKTFVLDMFETVGLVTFIQEEQLDAITGLSGSGPAYIYYLVEAMEKGAVKIGLNREVANELIVQTILGAAEMIASSPKSALELRKNVTSPGGTTEAGINILEQYDVQKAFISCMEEATAQSKRMGKALTEELKLSK; encoded by the coding sequence ATGAAAAAAATTGCTATCATTGGTGCTGGTTCTATGAGCGAAGCGTTAATTTCGGGGATTGTTTCTAGTAAGTTGCAGGAGAGTACAGAAATTACCGTCACAAACCGCGGTAATACAGAAAGACTCATTGAATTACAGAATCGCTATGGTGTTAAATACTCTTTCGATATAGAAAAATTAGTTGGAGAAGCTGATGCCATTATTCTCGCGATGAAACCGAAAGATCTAAAAGAAGCTACTGTACAATGGAAAAATTATATCACAAAAGAAACGCTGCTCATTAGCGTGCTTGCTGGCGTAAATATGGACAGTCTGCAACGGCTAATCGGACTGGAAGTTCCCATTGCACGTGCTATGCCCAATACTTCTGCAACAGTTGGAAAATCAGCAACAGGTATTGCCTTCAACTCCTTTGTAGAAGAAGCACAAAAAACATTCGTCCTGGACATGTTTGAAACAGTTGGATTAGTTACATTTATTCAAGAAGAACAATTAGATGCCATAACCGGTCTTTCTGGAAGCGGTCCAGCTTATATCTATTATTTAGTGGAAGCGATGGAAAAAGGAGCTGTAAAAATCGGACTAAATCGGGAAGTAGCTAATGAGTTGATTGTACAAACAATCCTTGGTGCAGCGGAAATGATCGCATCGTCCCCCAAGAGTGCACTTGAGCTTCGCAAGAATGTAACTAGTCCTGGTGGCACAACAGAAGCAGGCATTAACATTCTTGAGCAATATGATGTACAGAAGGCCTTCATTTCGTGTATGGAAGAGGCAACAGCCCAATCCAAAAGGATGGGAAAAGCACTTACAGAAGAACTAAAACTGTCCAAATAA
- a CDS encoding YqzH family protein codes for MNTLLIKKMIQKSLNQYHLEPDSLSLHDYERLAVHIIALKKQHPVHDLYDLVQDVVYSYITNSL; via the coding sequence ATGAATACATTACTCATAAAAAAAATGATTCAAAAATCACTTAATCAATATCATTTGGAACCCGATTCACTCTCTCTTCATGATTATGAACGCTTAGCAGTCCATATTATCGCTTTAAAAAAACAACATCCTGTCCATGACCTTTATGATCTAGTTCAAGATGTTGTTTATAGTTATATTACGAATTCACTTTAG
- a CDS encoding metallophosphoesterase, with product MKKIKLILSVILVFLLYNLLVFYLGWNGYVWLDSLNLLTYPSIYIGAVILFSYSYIVSHFLKSITIFKVLGAYWLAIFEYGIILFPLANLGWLLLNLSIPSEDATKIVGSAAAVILLFLLIYGTFNAYSPVIRTYKLTVDKKQAKRDSLRIAMASDMHFGTLSGKSHLNRLVTKINGLEPDLILLPGDIIDDDPIPFLKKDMGEQLKQLQAPLGIFGVLGNHEYYGKMIPTFLEEMNRIGIRILMDEKVTIDETIRLIGRKDKTDQERLSIPSLLESESNHLPILMMDHQPDELEAAMNDGIDIILSGHTHRGQMAPNHLITKRVFELDWGYKKKKQLHAIVSSGFGFWGPPIRIGSRSEIVYIDITFKE from the coding sequence ATGAAAAAAATCAAATTAATCCTATCTGTCATTCTCGTATTCCTTTTATATAATCTACTCGTCTTCTACTTAGGATGGAATGGTTATGTATGGCTTGATTCCTTAAATCTATTAACCTATCCATCCATTTATATTGGAGCAGTTATTCTTTTCTCTTATTCATATATTGTCAGCCATTTCCTTAAGTCCATTACCATATTTAAAGTACTTGGTGCGTACTGGCTTGCTATTTTTGAATATGGTATCATACTGTTTCCATTAGCTAATTTAGGATGGCTTTTATTAAACCTATCTATTCCGTCAGAAGATGCAACAAAAATAGTAGGAAGTGCTGCCGCGGTAATTCTTCTGTTTTTACTTATTTACGGAACATTTAACGCTTATTCTCCTGTTATTAGAACCTATAAACTCACAGTAGACAAAAAACAAGCGAAAAGAGACTCTCTGAGGATCGCTATGGCTTCTGATATGCACTTTGGTACTTTATCTGGGAAAAGTCATCTAAACCGCCTTGTAACGAAAATAAACGGTTTAGAGCCAGATTTAATCTTGCTGCCTGGGGATATCATTGATGACGATCCCATTCCTTTTTTGAAAAAGGATATGGGAGAACAATTAAAACAATTACAAGCTCCTTTAGGTATTTTTGGGGTATTAGGTAATCATGAATATTACGGCAAAATGATTCCAACTTTTCTAGAAGAAATGAACCGAATTGGTATTCGCATCTTAATGGACGAAAAAGTAACTATCGATGAAACCATTCGATTAATTGGTCGTAAAGATAAAACGGACCAAGAAAGACTTTCCATTCCTAGCCTTCTTGAAAGTGAAAGTAACCATTTACCAATTCTGATGATGGATCACCAGCCAGATGAACTGGAAGCAGCAATGAATGATGGAATTGATATCATTCTATCTGGACATACCCATCGCGGGCAAATGGCACCAAACCATCTAATTACCAAACGAGTTTTTGAGTTGGACTGGGGCTATAAGAAAAAGAAACAGCTTCATGCAATAGTTTCCTCTGGATTTGGATTTTGGGGACCGCCCATTAGAATTGGCAGCAGATCGGAAATTGTTTATATTGATATAACTTTTAAAGAGTAG
- a CDS encoding SDR family NAD(P)-dependent oxidoreductase, translating to MMKELNGKNIVITGASSGIGEKIAIKAAHLGARPILLARSEDKLAAICKKINNQFPGQALYFTLDVSNLEQVKKVFAKIYQEVEFIDILINNAGFGIFDMVHEAKMEDINRLFQVNVMGLIACTKEVLPSMLKNNEGHIINVASQAGKLATAKSSAYAATKHAVLGFTNSLRMEVANSNIKISAVNPGPIETNFFHIADKTGNYVKNVQKFMLSADTVADKIIKLMLHPKRELNLPVWMNWGSVLYNLFPGIADKLVGGILNKK from the coding sequence ATAATGAAGGAATTAAACGGAAAGAACATAGTAATTACAGGTGCTTCGTCTGGCATAGGAGAGAAAATTGCTATAAAAGCTGCTCATTTGGGGGCTCGTCCTATCCTTCTGGCTCGTTCAGAAGATAAGCTCGCTGCTATTTGCAAGAAAATAAATAATCAGTTTCCCGGACAAGCTCTTTATTTTACTTTAGATGTAAGCAATTTGGAGCAAGTAAAGAAAGTCTTTGCAAAGATATATCAAGAAGTTGAATTTATTGATATATTAATTAATAATGCTGGATTTGGTATCTTCGATATGGTTCATGAAGCAAAAATGGAAGACATTAATCGATTGTTTCAAGTAAATGTAATGGGGCTTATTGCTTGTACCAAAGAGGTATTACCTTCGATGCTAAAAAATAATGAAGGCCATATCATTAATGTCGCCTCCCAAGCAGGAAAACTAGCTACTGCTAAATCAAGTGCCTATGCAGCGACAAAACACGCTGTTCTAGGATTTACAAATAGTCTTCGAATGGAAGTGGCTAATTCAAATATAAAAATCTCTGCTGTAAATCCAGGACCAATCGAGACAAATTTTTTTCATATAGCCGACAAAACGGGGAATTATGTAAAAAATGTGCAGAAATTTATGCTTTCAGCTGATACAGTGGCTGATAAAATAATAAAATTAATGCTACATCCAAAACGTGAGTTAAATTTACCTGTGTGGATGAACTGGGGAAGTGTTCTTTATAATCTATTTCCGGGAATTGCAGACAAGCTTGTTGGCGGGATTTTAAATAAAAAATAG
- the rnz gene encoding ribonuclease Z, with protein sequence MKLQFLGTGAGIPAKARNVTAIALKLLEEKGSIWLFDCGEATQHQILHTNIKPRRIDKIFITHLHGDHLYGLPGFLASRSFQGGETPLTIYGPKGIKEYVQVSLAVSKTFLKYALNIVEIDEGIILEEQDFIVEAKILEHGVTSYGYRIIEKDRPGKLDTDKLKQYGIMPGPIYKKIKEGEDLVLDDGTVVGSQTFLGPNIKGRIITILGDTRTCASAEILAKEAKILVHEATFSEKESSIATEYYHSTTAQAAKTAKKANVDCLILTHISARYDYALTEQLLQEARTIFPNTYIAEDFSEYEI encoded by the coding sequence ATGAAGTTGCAATTTTTAGGAACTGGGGCAGGTATTCCAGCAAAAGCAAGAAATGTTACAGCGATTGCTTTAAAGCTTTTAGAAGAGAAGGGAAGTATTTGGCTATTTGATTGTGGCGAAGCAACGCAGCATCAAATTTTACATACCAATATTAAACCAAGAAGAATTGATAAAATTTTTATTACCCATTTGCATGGAGACCATCTATATGGTTTACCAGGCTTTCTCGCCAGTCGGTCTTTCCAAGGGGGAGAGACACCACTAACGATATATGGCCCGAAAGGAATTAAGGAGTATGTACAAGTTAGCCTTGCTGTCAGCAAAACTTTTTTAAAGTATGCGCTAAATATTGTAGAAATCGATGAAGGCATTATTTTGGAAGAACAAGATTTTATCGTGGAAGCAAAAATACTTGAGCATGGTGTTACAAGTTATGGCTATCGGATTATAGAAAAGGACCGACCTGGAAAATTAGATACAGATAAATTAAAGCAATATGGAATAATGCCTGGCCCTATTTATAAAAAAATTAAAGAGGGGGAAGACCTCGTCCTTGATGACGGTACGGTTGTAGGTAGCCAAACCTTTCTTGGCCCGAATATTAAAGGGAGAATTATCACTATTTTAGGAGATACAAGAACCTGTGCTTCTGCTGAGATTTTGGCAAAAGAGGCTAAAATATTGGTTCATGAAGCAACCTTCTCCGAAAAAGAAAGTTCCATCGCAACGGAATATTATCATTCTACAACGGCACAAGCTGCCAAAACAGCTAAAAAGGCAAATGTAGACTGTCTCATTCTTACACATATTAGTGCCAGATATGATTATGCATTAACAGAACAATTATTGCAGGAAGCAAGAACTATCTTTCCCAATACATATATAGCAGAAGATTTTTCAGAATACGAGATATAA